Genomic segment of Salvia hispanica cultivar TCC Black 2014 chromosome 2, UniMelb_Shisp_WGS_1.0, whole genome shotgun sequence:
CCTCATCTCCCAAATCCTCTCCCGCCGCAACACCCCCATCATCGTCGGCGGATCCAACTCCTTCATCTACGCACTCCTCGCCAAGTCCTTCCGCCCCGACTCGGACGTCTTCACCCATTCCAACTCACCCATCTGCAAAGGCCTGAGGTACCGCTGCTGCTTCATCTGGGTGGACGCCTCGCCGGCGGTGCTGACCGAGTATCTGGCCAGCCGGGTGGACGAGATGATGGAGGCGGGGATGCTCGACGAGCTGGAGGAGTTTTTCGGCAGCGGCGAGTCGGACTCGGTGAGTGGGCGCGGCCTGGGGAGGGCGATTGGAGTCCCCGAATTCAGGAGATATTTCCAGACAAAAGCGCGCGGGGATGGTGACGTGGCGGAGAGGGAGGCCTACGTGGAGGCTGTGCGGGCCATCAAGGACAACACGTGTCAGCTGGCCAAGAGGCAGCTGGCCAAAATCCTGAGGCTGAGGGACTCGGCCGGGTGGGACTTGAAGAGGGTTGACGCCACGGAGGCGCTGAGGGCGGCGATGGCCGGGCGGAAGACGGCGGAGCATTGGGAGAGAGAGGTGGTCGAACCGAGTAGGAATATTGTGAAGCGCTTCTTGATGGGGGAATAGCTAAATTggaatatactactactacttactactactaatactttattactactatcattttaattattgtttttgttcAATTCGgatttttatagtttattaaCTTTTGGGGGCGGAGACGAGGCTGCTGGTGGCAGAGGACGACCACcaattttgttgc
This window contains:
- the LOC125208033 gene encoding adenylate isopentenyltransferase-like, with the translated sequence MASRRHKKVVIVMGPTGCGKTKLSLDLASRFFPSSEIINADKIQTHRGLPITTNKVPLSDRLQIPHHLLGSFQSSPSHPELTPSDFRLSASSLISQILSRRNTPIIVGGSNSFIYALLAKSFRPDSDVFTHSNSPICKGLRYRCCFIWVDASPAVLTEYLASRVDEMMEAGMLDELEEFFGSGESDSVSGRGLGRAIGVPEFRRYFQTKARGDGDVAEREAYVEAVRAIKDNTCQLAKRQLAKILRLRDSAGWDLKRVDATEALRAAMAGRKTAEHWEREVVEPSRNIVKRFLMGE